From Fusarium oxysporum f. sp. lycopersici 4287 chromosome 10, whole genome shotgun sequence, the proteins below share one genomic window:
- a CDS encoding GTP cyclohydrolase II, protein MPSDTMTGSPAGSSSALPSFYSPKTEAADASTSHNEQSLEQSIDSLSLSPAPSTPASASVSAHPDPETPIGQEPPPSLLSPSFTPPSTPGTSTPSTAGLRGVPVDSSIPSGGCGSKKPKLLQTLPEVECIVRARIPTVAGTEMFLHLYTNNVDNKEHLAIVFGNNIRSKSLDAVREGETEMDRMVRGAYTGRLFPGRTTSGVESAAPQEQQPPQPSDQPPLVRIHSECYTGETAWSARCDCGEQLDEAARLMSLPGNKAGGIIIYLRQEGRGIGLGEKLKAYNLQDLGSDTVEANLLLRHPADARSYGLATAMLLDLGQPEVRLLTNNPDKIRAVEGPNREVVVRERVAMVPLSWKGRGGFRSQEVEGYLKTKIEKMGHMLDMAALPQ, encoded by the exons ATGCCGTCTGATACCATGACAGGCTCACCGGCGGGCTCCAGCTCAGCTCTGCCCTCCTTCTACTCTCCCAAGACAGAGGCCGCAGATGCTTCTACCTCGCACAACGAACAATCCCTTGAGCAATCCATAGACTCATTGTCACTCTCCCCCGCTCCCTCCACTCCCGCCTCCGCTTCCGTCTCCGCCCACCCCGATCCCGAGACGCCGATCGGCCAAGAACCTCCGCCTTCACTGCTCTCGCCATCATTCACACCCCCCTCTACACCCGGAACTTCTACACCGTCGACTGCCGGCCTTCGCGGTGTTCCTGTCGATAGCTCCATTCCTTCCGGAGGATGCGGATCCAAGAAACCCAAGCTCCTCCAGACTCTCCCGGAGGTTGAGTGCATTGTTCGTGCCCGTATTCCCACGGTAGCAGGCACCGAGATGTTCTTGCACCTGTACACCAACAATGTGGATAACAAGGAACACCTTGCTATTGTGTTTGGCAACAATATCCGAAGTAAGAGTCTGGATGCTGTTCGAGAGGGCGAGACCGAGATGGACCGCATGGTGCGCGGCGCATACACAGGTAGACTGTTCCCCGGTCGCACAACCAGTGGTGTCGAGTCAGCAGCGCCTCAAGAGCAACAGCCACCGCAGCCGTCAGACCAGCCTCCCCTGGTGAGAATTCACTCCGAGTGCTACACGGGTGAGACAGCATGGTCAGCGCGATGCGACTGCGGAGAACAACTCGACGAAGCTGCTCGTCTGATGAGTCTACCTGGTAACAAGGCCGGCggtattattatttatctgCGACAGGAAGGTCGTGGAATTGGTCTTggcgagaagctcaaggcttATAATCTTCAGGATTTGGGATCTGATACTGTTGAAGCGAATTTGTTGTTGCGCCATCCTGCTGATGCTCGAAGCTATGGCTTGGCTACGGCTATGTTGCTTGATCTTGGACAGCCAGAGGTTCGATTGTTGACCAACAATCCTGACAAGATTCGCGCGGTTGAGGGCCCTAATAGGGAGGTTGTGGTCAGGGAGCGTGTGGCTATGGTTCCTCTGTCCTGGAAGGGTCGGGGAGGGTTCAGGAGCCAAGAGGTGGAGGGCTATCTTAAGACGAAG ATCGAGAAAATGGGCCATATGCTCGATATGGCAGCGCTCCCACAGTAG